The stretch of DNA TGTTGAGGATAGTGCCGATGCACAGGTTGTTCTTTTCCAGCTGAACAGAAGCTATCCACGGCACTTCCCTGATCGGCGTTATTTTGCCAGCGATCCCACAGCTGGCATCCAAATCCTGTGCTCTCGACGACCAGGCGAGGATCACTAGGAAAAGTATAGGAGGTGATTGGAGCATTTTTCTAAACGAATACGTTACTGCTTAGGGACTTCTATATATAAGATAATTCAACTGTGAAATTCCTAattgatttttcattttcactgcattaatttaaatgttgctatATTTAatgagtttaattttattttactctgACTTAATACCTTAGCATGAAAACGCATtcgatttcctttaaaaaatatttagtatttatttaattctttagCATTACACAGTTCGATGTTAGGAATGGCCAATGGAAGTTAGTTTTTGGTCATTACTTGTTCTTCATGTGGTCGTCTATCCACCTCTTATATTTGAACAAACTGAAATAGATATCGGGCCTAACTCCACAGGCGCCTATGTTTAAAATAGCCGCTAGCTTGCCGTCGATGACTAAAGGAGATCCCTTATCGTAGGAGCAGAGTTTATCCTTTTTGGCGGTGCAAATGTTTCGATCCGAAACGCTGAGGTGCTTGAAATACAGCTTTCGTTTTGAGGCGCATGTCTTGACATCTACCATCTGAACTTCGTCCTTTCGAAGGACCTCCGAGGAGGCGGCCCAGCAGGATTTCTTCTTGTGATGCCACCTGGTGGTGGAACCCCATCCAAATATCGAGGCCTTGGCATCCTTCTTAGGCTTCCTTTTGGTGATCGCGATTGTTTTGACGTCTTCTGACAGGGTCAAAGGTGTGCAGACCTTCAGCAAAGCCAGACGGCTATCGTAACGACGCTTTTTGCCGTGCGGATGGAAAGTTATGTCGCAAGCTTGCAACACGGGTCCCGAGTCCCGatcggccacgcccacgcgCACAGTAAAGGCAGTTCTATTGTGGTCTTTCACACAATCCGAGGTGATTAGAATGAATTGTGGGTTGATGATAGCGCCGCTGCATATGTAATTATTCGAAAACTGAACCGATGCAATATAGGGAGCCTCCTTGATGGTCGCTGTGTTTCCACGAATCCCACAGTTGTCCGCAGCAATGGCCGACCAGGGGAGGATTACTAGAAGAAGTATACTCGTTGGTTGGAGCATGTTGACTATATGAAGCCCTTAGTGGTTCTGCTTTTTAAAGTATAAGATGTTTAAGCTGTGACTTTCGGAATTGATTTGTAATTTTCCCCACCTATATTAAAACGTTGCGCAATGATCTTTTAAGACACGTTTCCGATTTTGTGCAGTacacactgagaaaaataaacggaatagtacaaataaatatagggATATTGCATAGAGTCATAAAGTCTTTCAACATTTTGATTAAagttggaaatattttaaattaaaaaattccattgcgaaaaatatttaaattaaatatgagtATCAACGCGAATAGaagtttatttgtttaggACTCGAAgtttacttaatttatttcaataataatatttttaaattttatacgaTTACACAGATAGAGCTTTAAGAATGCCTTCAACATTTTGGTCATTTCTTGTCCTTTGCTTTGCTTTCAATCCAATTCCTAACACTGAACAAGTTCACATAGACATCGGGCTTCAAGTTACAACTGCCGATGTTTAATATACCCGCAAGCTTGCCATCGATTAGCAAAGGAGATCCATTGTCGAAGGAGCAAAAATTCGAAATCTTGGAGGAGCAAATGGTGCGTTCCAATCGGGCGTACTTAAAATGCTTTGTTCGTTCAACGGCACAAGCCTTTACATCAATTAGCTGAACATCTTGTTGTCGTGCGATCACCTTGCAATGTGTGTGCCTCATTCCCCACCTGGTGAGGGAACCCCATCCACTTAATGAGGCTTTCGCGTCCTTCGGGGGCTGCTTGTCGACTATCGCGATTTCCTGGACCTCTGCGGAGGGGGTCAGTGGTTTGCAAAGTTTTAGCATAGCCAGAGCGCTATCCAgatgaaaatttttttcccGCGGGTGGTAAATTATGTCACAAACTGCCACTCCAGCTCCCGAGTCTCGATCCGCATTGCCAACGCGCACCGTGACATTAGACATATGGTGTGACCAGACAGCAGTTCGATTGCGCTGTACCAAACAAGATGCTGTGATCAGTACAGATTTGGGGTTGATGATAGAGCCAATGCATATGTGCCTATTGTTACTCCGAATCGAAGCCAGCCATGGGGCCTCCTTGATAGTCAATTCTTTTCCAACAGGACAGACAACATTCGGATCCGAAGCACTTTCCGACCAGGGCAAGGTTACTAGAAGAAGGATGCAAGCTAGTTGGATCATTTTCCCTATATGAGTCCCTCACTGCTTAAACACTTTTATATATGAGACTATTAAACCGTgatatttcaaattgattTATAATTATCCACAAATATATTGAACCACAACATATTTAACATTACAGtatacattgaacaaaacaaatggAATAGGAGGTACAAAAAAGTATTGGAAGATTTCAATTTCatcatataatttaaaaatatttgaatcaaGATAAAAACCATGATTGCGATGcgaatcatattttttttaaacattttacgtcaataaaaaataattgcataTAGTAATTTAGGGCTTAAAATCTCTAGatcaataataattaaaaattaataaaaatcaaaataggaTTCCAaatagttttgtttatttattttaataaatatatttgttaaatgTACATAGAGTTTTAAGAatgttttaagttttaagaATTCTATCATTTCTTGTCCTTTGAATTGGTTTCTATCCAATCTCTGTAACTGAACAAACTGACATAGACATCGGGCTTATTGCTACAACTGCCGAAGTATAATATCGCCGCCAGTTTGCCTTCGATTACCAAAGGAGCTCCATTGTCGTAGGAGCAGATTGTCCCCTTTTTGGCCAAGCAAATGGTGCGGTCTGATTTGGCCAACTTAAAATGCTCAATTCGTTCAGCGGCGCATGCCTTCACATCAATGAGATGGTCATCGACTTGCCATAAGAGCTCGCCGCAATTTAGGTATGGAAATCGCCACCTGGTGAGGGAACCCCATCCACTTATTGAGACTTTGGCGTCCTTCTGGGGCTGCTTGTCGACAATTGCGATTTCCCTGGCCTCTGCGGAGAAGATCAGGGGTTTGCAGAGTTTCAGCAAAGCTAGCCTGTTGTCCTGAGGATACGTGCTGTCCTTCGGATGGTGAATTACGTTGCAGACTTTCACTCCAGTTCCCGAGTCTCGATCCCTTATGCCAACGCGCACCGTGACAGTAGCTAGATCGTGGGTCCGGACAGAAGTTTTATTGCGCTCTGTCAAACAGGTCGAGGTAATCAGTATAGAGTTGGTGTTGATGATAGTGCCGATGCAAATGTGCCTATTCTCAGAACGAACCGATGCCAGCCATGGCACCTCCTTAATATTAATTCTTTTTGCTCCATAAGAACAGTTTATATACGGATCCGAGAGACTTTGCGACCAGGGCagggttaataaaaaaagtatgcaaGCTGGTTGGATCATTTTTCCTATATGAATACCTTGCAGCTTCGAACGCTTTTATATATGAGATTATTAAACCGTGACATTTGGAATTGATTTGTAATTTTCCCCAACTATAATCAACCGTTCCACAATGTTCCTCTTTATTTTGTGCTCTTACAAATTCACCTTAAATAACTACAATGTTATGAATATGATTTGGTTTCATGACAAGTGCATTACTATTTGGTATTGCTATCCAGCCAATTCGTGTGCTTAAGGACATTCGAATAGACATCGGGCTTCACGGAGCAGCCTGCCCTGGACAGGATGCCCACGAGTTTATTGCCGACAACCAGAGGTGCCCCCATATCAAAGGAACTGGCTCCTTTGCCCGATGACTGGGTACAGATGTTCAGGTTAGAGATTTTTTCgacaatatagaaaaaaatcaacttcCAATCGGCTGCGCACTGCTTTAGGTTAAGGATTTTCACCTCGGTGCCGTACAATTGAGCAGGCAGTATGGGGATAAACCTTAAGTCATAGAATAGGTGTAGTAAATTGCCTGATCTGGCTCCACAGCCTGTGATATTGGCTAGGGAATTATCATCTGGCAACTTGTCAATCCTCTGAATTGACTTTATTGAATCGCTTTCGGTAATTAGCTCGCAGGTTTTCAAGAGCGCCAGATTATTGTCGAAGCGTCGTCTGGAATATTGGCTGTGAATTTTCACACCACAGATAGCCACCGTAGTTCCACCGGATACGCAGCTGCTGGTTCCCAACCGGACTTGAATTTTTCCCGTACTATAACCATCCACACACTTGGCGGCTGTCAGGATGTAGTTAGTCGTGACAATGACTCCACTGCATTTTAGATTAGATCTGACCAGAATCGAGGCGTACCACGGGACATCCTTAATGTTCACTGTGTTACCATTTATGATCCTTTGATCTGCAAGAACCATAAAAGGTAGAACCACAAGCTGCAGTAAGACTAGTGATCGAAACATTTTCTTCGACTGACTTCTGTGGAAAAGAGGTGTTCCTTTATATGGAGCTTGTTCTTATTCCAACAAAAAACTCATTCAtcaatttatttggaattttgttattatcttacttttaattaaacttaaaaattgttttcttatatctaaaaattcagaaaaatattaaatttaaagcaattttgtttttctatatCTACAACTCagggaaattttaatttaaagaatttgttttataatattgaaaGAATCTTAATGAGTTTTAAATTAGGTAAGTTCTTTAGGTAACTATACTTTGTGAACTTGCAGACAACTAATCCACTAAAACGAATAAAATaatagcatacttttttatAATCCATGATGACTTTTGTGAATGATGCACAACGCCTGACCAATCGATTGAACATAAACccaaacaattatttattcaattgcCCTTTCATGCAATTGGTAATCTATATTCGCAAATTATACTGTATAATTTAAGCAACCGCATCGGTTCTTTTCGCTTAGAGCAGCTTTACGCCCATTCTCTGGATCGAGACAAAATCTCACCAGCCATTACACTAAGCcgcttaaattatttgaataattcCCTTGCTGCttgctaaaaacaaaaaatgggtGACTGAAATATAGCTGGACATTTCCATCAAACGATATTTGCATGTATTTATGCAATTTTACATGAATGGAAATTTAAATCTGGGCAATGTTTAGCAAAATGtcgaaataaatacttttatagCTGGGCGTAGGTAACGAGTTGTGGGTGGTGTGGTGGGAATGTGGGTGAGCAAGTGGGAGGCGATGGCAGAGGCCAAGCAAACAATCATTTTGATGATTCGCCATGTCAAGTGGGGCGGTTTCGCGGGCCTCGCAGGCGGATTAAAATAGATTACAACTGAATTATTTGATAATGCCCCAGCAGATGCAACACATCGCATTGGTTGGTCTGCCCCGAATcgcatttaattttcatcaatGTGAAAATCATTTTTGGTTGTCGGGTTTTTTATCACCTTTTTGTGGGATTTTTTTCGCCTGCTTCAGCGGACGAAATCGTGTTTTCAATTTGCCTCGGGATCTAAGTTTTTTACAGGCTGTGGTAAAAAATCATCTGTTGGCTGCTTTTTTGTAATCAAAAAGTGTTTGTgcgctttttttgttttgaaatctatttaattgattttatttgtgtaAAATCAGGAAAAGCTTTTTCATTATATGAGGCTTTTATTGAATTAGTGCATTTGTTAAAAGAGTATTACTGTCTTGCCTTTTGGcgtatttcaaattaattaataattaatttagaaaatttaatttatttatatacgtTTAgcactaaataaatattgaaaataattgttaaactCGACTGGAACTGTAATTTCGGctagctttaaatatttttattcaaaaggcatctttaaaatgtaatttcattCACTCTAGcatttttccaatattttaaatgacctcatttttgttttcgatCAATGATTATTTCTGTTTTGGCAGCATCGCTGATGCCATAGACATCCATCGATGGTCATTTGCCGCTCGATCCAGCTGCTCCTTCATCTCAATCAGCCTTTGGCTCATACATAACCCAGTAAATCCTTTTCCAGCTCGTTGGCATCGTTGCCAATTTTCACACCATCGACAATTACTCAAACCGTTGACAACAACAAGGGGACTGGGGGGGCGAATGTCCTTGCCCCCCATTTTCCCGGACGCGAATGTTGCAATATTCCGCAGTCAGAGCTCGCCATTCGGAATCGAGGGAGCCGGCAAAACAATCgttgacaaaaatatttgcatgcaCTCTGGGTGCACTTGTCTGAATCGCTGTGCTGGGTCCGCTGATGCTCCTCTTGTTCCTGGTGTTGCCATCGGCGTCGGCGCATTAAATATGCAACACCTATGACATCAAGCCGCTTGACATTTAGATCCCAATACCCCAGAACCTAAAACCCATTCCGTTTCAACAGCCAGCAGCAGGGTTGAATGCTCACACTAAAGTTTCGCTGGCAATTTGCTGctaaatttgtcaaaaaaaccgaaaaacttgGCCAGCACAAAAATTATGACTTCGGCAATTGTTGGTGGGAAGACAAAGGGAACAAACGGAACTAACGTAATGCCAAAGTGTGACCGACCCGAAACAGTTCAAAAGGGGCAACTGTTGCTCTTGAACCTTAGGAAAATCCACCGCTCCAAATCCCGACCCTTTACCTCCCCACACACGGCAAAGTTTTcaaatagaaaatgtttaatttcccCAAAGACAACgtcgatgctgctgctgcgctgctGCTTTCCCGAAAACGCAGCGTTTTCCCAGCCAAGAAGCTGAGGAAACTTTCttacatattttacaataGATCTTCGTGAGAGTATGTGTGTGGGTGCAACAGTGCAGCCGAAAAAGTTTCTCCTTTCCCGGGCGAAAAGTTAGCTAAGACAAACTCCCAAAAAACACCCCCCGTACCATTTTCGTACATCCCCGAGCTTCCGAGTCGAACTTGTTAGTTTGCCATATAGCGtcgaaaattatattattttaaacttttcaaaTGTCACCAGAGAGTCAGAAATTTCACCGAACGTCAGTGACAAACTCGCCTTCATTGTGTTCGTTAATTAAACATGTTGTCCCAATGAAGCGCACAATAAATCGAACTCGGTGGGAAATTGTTTGTTCGGAAAgagtaaaattgaaaattaactGCATTATCCGATCGAACGGGGTAATTAAATGTGGCAATCATTTGAGCAGGTCAATCAAAGGCCTGGTAGGGGCATgaataatattacaaataataattacaaagAAATATACTTAGCAATGTTgttattggaattttttttaaaagcgttgtaaatatttgcaattttcaaATGCAGCTGattcaataatattaattttttctctgtttatGTAAAATCTGTGTAGCATAATAAACTATAAATGATATGAGTTCGGATTTCatagtttataaaatataattttgataaagattattaattttttaaattatagccCGGATTttgttaatgttaaaaaatttataaaaaaattaatataaaaatattaaattatttaaaatattaaaaaaatctcaaAGCATTTGAAGATCCGTTTGcagaacaaaatttttaactggttttttgCCAAATAATCCTTCTTTTTTGACTTTTAGAAGTTTTTTGAGAATTATTGCCTCTTCAAAAGTGGcatattttccgattccataGAATTCCTTATCAATTTGTTTACTGTGCCGTTATTACCAAGTTTTACTCTTAGTCTCTGATTCAATTCAGAGTCGTTTTTATTCTCATTTCTCCCACGGAGCCCATTACAATCTAAAACTGTCGCAAAATGTTACAATGCGATCAAAGCGAAACTTCAGCAAATGCCAgtgcacaaaaaataaaaaaaaggtgacacaATGGACAAACGGTACATGGAAGCTGCCTCGCAGTTATGGTGCACAATCAAAGCGGCAACATCGTCAGCGGCAACATCAGCGACTGCAACACAAATTGCTGCTGCAGGCGGCAGGGCTTTTTCTGTTTGGAGAGTTTTGATGACACCCCGCCATTTGCCACGCGACAACTAGCTGGAAGGCAGCCAGCCATCCAGGCAGCCAACAAGTGTTTAGCGTTTTGTTTTCAGTGCAATTAAAAAGCGCCTACACGCCTGACACGCCCCCTCAAGTGTTGGCGGTGCTGGCAGTGTGTTGGCTGCTGTTGACAAACAGCGAAAGGCCACAAAAGACACAAAGGGGGCAGCGGAGTGAGGGGTGAGGGTCTGTCGGTTGCGATTCAACACttgagttttgttttttaacagTCACCACACAGCCTCTCAGTCTCTCagtctcttttatttttcgccaGCGGCGCCTGGGGATATACAGCACAAATGGCTGGCGTCAAgcattgcgtatacgtaatgtggCAGAGAAGCGTATACGTTATGTTGGCCAAAGAGCCGCAAAAAGGGGCTGCTGAACTCAGAGCCGCTGAATTATGCTAATCCAGCTGGCTTAATATGCTATAATTGCACTTTCTGAACAATTCCTTTAAGcttttacaaaaaacaaaaaaggccaAAAGGCCTACTTCTTTGTGGCTACGAAGTGCAGtagatgattttaaaataatttaataactttCGGGGCAGACAAAATCCGGCTGCTCAATGCAGGCGGGGTGAAAGGGATCGACAAAGCGGAAAACATTTTCTATGGCAAGGCCTAAAATACGCTTGAATTATTCAAAGCATGTAACTGATGAAGCAGAAACGAGACGAGAACCAAAAACTAGAACTCCAATTTCAATGTTTGAGTATTTTTGAGTGCTACGTGTTATAGATATGTGTTATGTGTATGCTGGCAGGCTGGCAGCATTCGCCACAAGTGCGTTTCGTACACGGAAAAATACACTTTCgaccaaaaaaatgttataaattggagtttaaaaagaaactatatttgattcatttattttattacttaatCTGTTGTTAAGTGTAGTAAAGCCGAAATCAtgtgtaaaattttaaaaaatgttaaatgcaaaagttacaataattagaattttgataattatttttaagattttcttgATCTTAAAATTCCttgatttttctctgtgtgcatttgtgtgtgcgtgcgagtGCATTGCCTATTATGCTACCAAATAAAAGTGGTAATAAATTGGACAAGATGTTGCCATAAACCACACCACGACAAGCCACAGCAGGCTTTTGCTAGACAGGCCCATCGACCATCGGCCATTGGCCATGGCCATACACCGTAGAGCCGGGCAGGAATTGCAAATGCAATGCATGCTgcagttgcaagttgcaagttgGAGCAACCAACATGATTATCATGTACGAAATGCATTCGAAACCCGAGCCAGCTGGCCAACAGCTGACATAGCTGGTCACTCCACtcagccacccacccactgaCTCCATTCTCCTGAGCCACCCACCTGCACCACCTATCAACCACAAGCGCATTTATGGCCATCAGAGGATGTCCTGCCCGGAAAGGTTTGGCTATGGAGATTCCGGGGGCAAGTTGCCCATTTAATCTCTCCAAGTGACTTGCAATTGAAATAGAAACGAAAATACTCAAAGTGAATATGATGTGGGAGCAACAAAACGTAAATGCTTCTAAATGCATCGAATGCTCAAAGATTTTCCAGTCGGAACTCTCGAGCTTTGCCATGGCCATTAAATATTCCCAGTGGCTTAGCAATATGCTCAGTACTGTAGTAGCGGACTTAGCTTCTCATAATACGCTCAACTTGAGTTTTGATCTCAGTCCTGTTAATAGTTCATAGCCCAGAATTATTGTGATTTTAGCTTACATCAATGGGCCGTAATAAACAGGCAATGCGAGTgggtttatttgaattttgattcattttaattaaacggATTTCGTTAATTGTGTGGCTGAGCTTCTGAATAATAGGACTGTAAtgcattaatttatataattattaaatacaaaaatggtttgcattttaaataccTTTCCCATATGATAcggatttaattttcattgtcAATTTTTTATCAATCAGGGGTGTTAAATCATAACCAACTATCTTTGATTTCTGTGCAATGCTTTActcttattaaaaagttaatcaATGGTTAATACTAATTATCTGTATTAGCTGACTTACAATAATTTGTAGTcacagaatatttttttatttatttttgtaacttAATGCATCTTTCCatgtagtcaaaaaacattttaattttaatcaccTTTCCATGTAAAAACCACTTTACTCtctgtaattattttttaattattttaacacaTAAATATTAGCTTGTAACATTCTTTTGTTAATAGTCTCACATTTCAGCATGTAGTTAGTACACAATTATCTTTGGTTCCGTTTGATGTTTTTCCTCTTTGGTTTGCTGTAAATTGAGAATATAATACGCATACGCATCGTTGTTCCAAGCAAATCATCC from Drosophila takahashii strain IR98-3 E-12201 chromosome 2R, DtakHiC1v2, whole genome shotgun sequence encodes:
- the LOC108061734 gene encoding trypsin iota-like, producing the protein MIQPACILFLLTLPWSQSLSDPYINCSYGAKRINIKEVPWLASVRSENRHICIGTIINTNSILITSTCLTERNKTSVRTHDLATVTVRVGIRDRDSGTGVKVCNVIHHPKDSTYPQDNRLALLKLCKPLIFSAEAREIAIVDKQPQKDAKVSISGWGSLTRWRFPYLNCGELLWQVDDHLIDVKACAAERIEHFKLAKSDRTICLAKKGTICSYDNGAPLVIEGKLAAILYFGSCSNKPDVYVSLFSYRDWIETNSKDKK
- the LOC108061744 gene encoding trypsin delta, whose protein sequence is MFRSLVLLQLVVLPFMVLADQRIINGNTVNIKDVPWYASILVRSNLKCSGVIVTTNYILTAAKCVDGYSTGKIQVRLGTSSCVSGGTTVAICGVKIHSQYSRRRFDNNLALLKTCELITESDSIKSIQRIDKLPDDNSLANITGCGARSGNLLHLFYDLRFIPILPAQLYGTEVKILNLKQCAADWKLIFFYIVEKISNLNICTQSSGKGASSFDMGAPLVVGNKLVGILSRAGCSVKPDVYSNVLKHTNWLDSNTK
- the LOC108061736 gene encoding trypsin-5-like → MLQPTSILLLVILPWSAIAADNCGIRGNTATIKEAPYIASVQFSNNYICSGAIINPQFILITSDCVKDHNRTAFTVRVGVADRDSGPVLQACDITFHPHGKKRRYDSRLALLKVCTPLTLSEDVKTIAITKRKPKKDAKASIFGWGSTTRWHHKKKSCWAASSEVLRKDEVQMVDVKTCASKRKLYFKHLSVSDRNICTAKKDKLCSYDKGSPLVIDGKLAAILNIGACGVRPDIYFSLFKYKRWIDDHMKNK
- the LOC108061735 gene encoding trypsin-7-like produces the protein MIQLACILLLVTLPWSESASDPNVVCPVGKELTIKEAPWLASIRSNNRHICIGSIINPKSVLITASCLVQRNRTAVWSHHMSNVTVRVGNADRDSGAGVAVCDIIYHPREKNFHLDSALAMLKLCKPLTPSAEVQEIAIVDKQPPKDAKASLSGWGSLTRWGMRHTHCKVIARQQDVQLIDVKACAVERTKHFKYARLERTICSSKISNFCSFDNGSPLLIDGKLAGILNIGSCNLKPDVYVNLFSVRNWIESKAKDKK